In the genome of Pseudomonas bubulae, one region contains:
- a CDS encoding ANTAR domain-containing response regulator, whose product MLRILLINDTAKKVGRLKAALSEAGFEVIDESGLTIDLPARVETVRPDVILIDTESPSRDVMEQVVLVSRDQPRPIVMFTDEHDPGVMRQAIKSGVSAYIVEGIHAQRLQPILDVAMARFESDQALRAQLHARDQQLAERKRIELAKGLLMKMKSCNEEEAYTLMRRQAMSRQQKLIQVAEQIIAMSELLG is encoded by the coding sequence ATGCTGCGTATCTTGCTGATCAACGACACGGCGAAAAAAGTCGGCCGCCTGAAAGCCGCGCTGAGTGAAGCCGGATTTGAGGTAATCGATGAGTCGGGCCTGACCATCGACCTGCCTGCTCGCGTCGAAACGGTGCGCCCGGACGTGATCCTGATCGATACCGAGTCGCCAAGCCGCGATGTGATGGAGCAAGTGGTGTTGGTGTCTAGGGACCAACCACGACCGATTGTCATGTTCACCGACGAGCACGACCCAGGCGTGATGCGTCAGGCGATCAAGTCAGGGGTTAGCGCCTACATTGTCGAAGGCATTCACGCACAGCGCTTGCAGCCAATTCTCGATGTGGCCATGGCTCGCTTCGAGAGCGACCAGGCCCTGCGCGCCCAACTGCATGCCCGCGACCAGCAACTGGCCGAGCGCAAGCGCATCGAACTGGCCAAGGGTCTGCTGATGAAGATGAAAAGCTGCAACGAAGAAGAGGCTTACACCCTGATGCGCCGCCAGGCCATGAGCCGCCAACAAAAACTGATACAGGTGGCGGAACAGATCATAGCCATGAGTGAGCTTCTGGGTTGA
- a CDS encoding type II toxin-antitoxin system RelB/DinJ family antitoxin — MASINIRIDDELKARAYQELERLGVTPSELVRQAFQYVAERGQLPFRPMLVTEEDEALINTVRERLAAPQRVKVTLDDL; from the coding sequence ATGGCCTCCATCAACATTCGCATTGACGATGAACTCAAAGCCCGCGCTTACCAGGAACTTGAGCGCCTGGGTGTCACCCCCTCTGAACTGGTCCGCCAGGCATTTCAGTACGTAGCCGAACGCGGCCAACTGCCCTTTCGCCCCATGCTGGTAACCGAAGAAGACGAAGCCCTCATCAACACTGTGCGCGAACGCCTGGCGGCACCACAAAGGGTCAAGGTAACACTGGATGACCTTTGA
- a CDS encoding NarK/NasA family nitrate transporter, with protein sequence MNSSFWKSGHTPTLFAAFLYFDLSFMVWYLLGPLAVQIATDLHLTTQQRGLVVATPILAGAVLRFVMGLLADRLSPKTAGLIGQVIVIGALFVAWKHGIHSYEQALLLGLFLGMAGASFAVALPLASQWYPPQHQGKAMGIAGAGNSGTVFAALLAPVLAAAYGWSNVFGFALIPLVLCIFVFAWLAKNAPERPVAKSMSDYFKALGDRDSWWFMFFYSVTFGGFIGLASALPGYFNDQYGLSPVTAGYYTAACVFGGSLMRPLGGALADRFGGIRTLLGMYTLATISIAAVGFNLPSSYAALALFVCTMLGLGAGNGAVFQLVPQRFRREIGVMTGLIGMAGGIGGFALAAGMGAIKQSTGSYQLALWLFASLGVLAWFGLHGVKRRWRTTWGSAAVTAARV encoded by the coding sequence ATGAATTCAAGCTTCTGGAAGTCCGGCCATACTCCAACCCTGTTCGCGGCGTTTCTGTATTTCGACCTGAGTTTTATGGTCTGGTATCTGCTCGGCCCACTGGCCGTGCAAATCGCCACCGACCTGCACCTGACCACGCAACAGCGTGGGCTGGTGGTGGCCACGCCGATCCTCGCGGGGGCCGTGCTGCGCTTTGTGATGGGCCTGCTGGCTGATCGCCTGTCTCCCAAAACCGCCGGGCTGATCGGTCAGGTCATTGTTATTGGTGCGCTGTTTGTGGCCTGGAAGCACGGTATTCACAGCTACGAGCAGGCTCTTTTGCTGGGACTGTTTCTGGGCATGGCTGGCGCCTCGTTTGCCGTTGCGTTGCCGCTGGCCTCGCAGTGGTATCCACCGCAACACCAGGGCAAGGCAATGGGCATCGCCGGTGCAGGCAACTCTGGCACGGTGTTCGCTGCGCTACTGGCCCCGGTGCTGGCAGCGGCCTATGGCTGGAGCAATGTGTTCGGCTTTGCCCTGATCCCGCTGGTGCTGTGCATTTTCGTGTTTGCCTGGTTGGCCAAAAACGCCCCGGAACGGCCCGTGGCCAAGTCCATGAGTGATTACTTCAAGGCCCTGGGCGACCGCGACAGTTGGTGGTTCATGTTTTTCTACAGCGTGACGTTCGGCGGCTTTATCGGCCTGGCCAGCGCCCTGCCCGGCTACTTCAATGATCAATACGGCCTGAGCCCGGTGACTGCCGGCTACTACACCGCGGCCTGTGTGTTTGGCGGTAGTTTGATGCGGCCGCTGGGCGGTGCGCTGGCGGATCGCTTCGGCGGTATTCGTACCCTGTTGGGGATGTACACCCTGGCGACCATCAGCATCGCCGCCGTAGGTTTCAACCTGCCAAGCTCCTATGCAGCACTGGCGCTTTTCGTCTGCACAATGCTGGGATTGGGTGCAGGTAACGGGGCAGTTTTCCAATTGGTGCCTCAGCGCTTTCGTCGTGAAATTGGCGTTATGACGGGCTTGATCGGCATGGCAGGCGGCATCGGTGGTTTCGCCCTCGCAGCAGGCATGGGCGCGATTAAACAAAGCACCGGCAGCTATCAATTGGCCTTGTGGTTATTTGCCAGCCTTGGCGTACTGGCCTGGTTCGGCCTGCACGGGGTCAAGCGCCGCTGGAGAACAACCTGGGGCTCGGCTGCCGTGACCGCTGCCCGAGTGTGA
- a CDS encoding CmpA/NrtA family ABC transporter substrate-binding protein: MNESLAGPLAWVNGSDAPEKTEINLGFMALSDCASVVVAATQGFAQPFGLTLNLKRQSSWASLRDNLVNGQLDAAHSLYGLIYAVHLGIGGVAATDMSVLMGLNQNGQSLNLSHGLQALGVTRPEALQQHVHQSRSKLTFAQTFPTGTHAMWLYYWLASQGIHPLQDVNSVVVPPQQMVAHLLAGRIDGFCVGEPWADSAVKQNMGFTLTTTQALWPDHPEKVLGCTRAFVEQYPNTARALVMAILEASRFIEQNHENRRSTAQLLSAPEYLNAPVECIAPRLLGDYNDGLGKHWQDPHALRFYGDGEVNLPYLSDGMWFMTQFRRWGLLREDPDYLGVARQVQQLALYRDAANAVNVPAGAANMRSSQLLDGKVWDGSDPAGYARSFALHAMSTRAPLAARR, translated from the coding sequence ATGAACGAATCACTCGCCGGGCCTCTGGCCTGGGTCAACGGCAGCGATGCCCCGGAAAAAACCGAAATCAATCTCGGTTTTATGGCCCTCAGCGATTGTGCCTCGGTGGTGGTGGCCGCCACTCAAGGGTTCGCCCAGCCCTTCGGGCTGACGCTGAACCTCAAGCGCCAGTCGTCCTGGGCCAGCCTGCGGGACAATCTGGTGAACGGCCAGCTCGACGCCGCCCACAGCCTCTACGGGCTGATCTACGCCGTGCACCTGGGCATTGGCGGCGTGGCGGCCACCGACATGAGCGTACTCATGGGGCTTAACCAAAACGGCCAGAGCCTCAACCTCTCCCACGGTTTGCAGGCCCTGGGCGTGACCCGTCCTGAGGCGCTGCAACAACACGTGCACCAAAGTCGATCGAAACTGACCTTCGCCCAGACTTTTCCCACGGGCACTCATGCCATGTGGCTGTATTACTGGCTGGCGAGTCAGGGCATTCATCCGCTGCAAGACGTCAACAGCGTAGTGGTACCACCGCAACAGATGGTTGCGCACTTGCTGGCAGGTCGCATTGACGGCTTTTGCGTCGGCGAGCCTTGGGCCGACAGCGCGGTCAAACAAAATATGGGGTTCACCCTCACCACTACTCAGGCCCTGTGGCCCGACCACCCGGAGAAGGTCCTCGGCTGCACCCGCGCGTTTGTCGAGCAATACCCCAATACCGCCCGGGCGCTGGTGATGGCAATTCTCGAAGCCAGCCGTTTTATCGAACAAAATCACGAAAACCGTCGCAGTACCGCACAATTGCTGAGCGCCCCCGAGTACCTGAATGCACCCGTAGAGTGCATCGCGCCGCGCCTCCTCGGCGACTACAACGACGGCCTGGGCAAGCACTGGCAAGACCCGCACGCCCTGCGTTTTTATGGTGACGGCGAGGTCAACCTGCCGTACCTGTCCGATGGCATGTGGTTTATGACCCAGTTCCGCCGCTGGGGCTTGCTGCGCGAAGACCCGGACTACCTCGGTGTTGCCCGTCAGGTTCAGCAATTGGCCCTGTACCGCGACGCGGCCAACGCCGTTAACGTGCCGGCAGGTGCCGCAAACATGCGCAGCAGCCAGTTGCTCGATGGCAAGGTGTGGGACGGCTCGGATCCCGCAGGCTATGCCCGAAGCTTTGCGCTGCATGCCATGAGCACCCGCGCTCCTCTTGCTGCCCGTCGTTGA